The stretch of DNA GCCAGCCGGATGCGCTGGTGCAGCGTTTCGCGGTGCTCCTGGAGCTGCTGGCGGGCGTGCTGCTGGGAGCGCCGCAACAGGCGGTGCAGAGAGTCGGTGGCATCTTGCACGCGGGCCTGGGCCAGCTCCCGAATGCGGCCACCGTATCCATCAAGCGCTGCCTCCAAGCGGGCAAGCCGTTCGATAAGGAAGGCCGCTACGGCCGTAGGAGTCTTAAGCGAAGTATGAGCCGTGAGGTCAACCACGGCTTCATCACGCTCGTGGCCGATGCCGGTAATAATGGGTAGCGGAAATGCGCCTACGGCCGCCGCTAGGCCATAATCATCAAAAGCCAGCAGGTCCGTTTTGGAGCCTCCGCCCCGAATAATAACCACGGCATCGTACTCGCGGCGGCGGGCCTTAATGGCCGCCAGCGCTGCCCGAATGCTAGCTGGAGAGTCATCGCCCTGCATGGAAGCGGGAAAGAGCGTCAGGGCAAAATAGAAAGGGGCCTCACGCAGCTGCTGCACAAAGTCTTGCCAGCCGGCGGCGGTGGGAGAGGAGACAACGGCTACGCGCTGCACCCCAATAGGCAGCGTAAGGCGGCGCTGCCGTTCCAGCAGACCTTTGGCCTCCAGCTTTCGCAGGGTTTCGAGGCGCTGCCGAGCCAGGTCGCCGACGGTGTAGGTGGGGTCAATGGCTACTACATCGAGGGAGAGGCCGAACTGCTCGTGAAATTTCACCTGCACACGCAGCATTACTTTCAGGCCCACTTTCAGCGCCAGGCCAGTCTGCTGCTCAAAAGCGGGAGCTAGCTGCTGGTAGCGCTGGCTCCAGATGGTGGCGCGGGCCTGGGCTTTGAGCTG from Hymenobacter taeanensis encodes:
- the xseA gene encoding exodeoxyribonuclease VII large subunit; the protein is MPLYNRRPEPGLSASPPAALPLAELLARVRQTLSERFADSYWVLAEIADLTVPRFDGAHCYLTLTDQHTTGRGAQLKAQARATIWSQRYQQLAPAFEQQTGLALKVGLKVMLRVQVKFHEQFGLSLDVVAIDPTYTVGDLARQRLETLRKLEAKGLLERQRRLTLPIGVQRVAVVSSPTAAGWQDFVQQLREAPFYFALTLFPASMQGDDSPASIRAALAAIKARRREYDAVVIIRGGGSKTDLLAFDDYGLAAAVGAFPLPIITGIGHERDEAVVDLTAHTSLKTPTAVAAFLIERLARLEAALDGYGGRIRELAQARVQDATDSLHRLLRRSQQHARQQLQEHRETLHQRIRLAAAAPRAQLRQQEQQLTRRRHQLHRAARTGLRSQEGRLRTFGRALAQRFRRLHRRRCEQLLRRRYQLQLAAERLLHQAELRLLQLQISAAASPVEQPAELASVPAAPLRAKPTTPTTSRKTASAPTKGQLPLFLS